The following proteins come from a genomic window of Candidatus Desulfatibia profunda:
- the hisF gene encoding imidazole glycerol phosphate synthase subunit HisF, whose protein sequence is MSTIKIMPCLDMKDGRVVKGVHFVNLKDAGDPVENAANYQREGADELAMLDIAATVENRKTRLGWVKDVSSVIDIPLTVGGGIATLEDIEMVLEAGADKISMNSAAVKDPDLVKRAAEQFGPDIVTVAIDARRNKQMPSGFELVVSGGTKPVGQDAVAWAQKCQELGAGVILPTSMDGDGTQAGYDLEFTKAISDAVDLPVIASGGAGTLEHFYEGVVKGGAQILLAASVFHYRILSIRQVKEYLREKGLKVNL, encoded by the coding sequence ATGAGCACTATAAAGATCATGCCATGCCTGGATATGAAAGATGGTCGGGTAGTGAAGGGAGTCCATTTCGTTAATCTAAAAGATGCGGGTGACCCTGTTGAAAATGCGGCAAATTATCAGAGGGAAGGTGCCGACGAACTGGCCATGCTGGATATAGCGGCAACGGTGGAAAACCGAAAGACAAGACTCGGATGGGTCAAGGATGTCTCCTCGGTGATTGACATTCCATTGACGGTAGGTGGCGGCATTGCTACGTTGGAAGACATTGAAATGGTTCTTGAAGCCGGTGCCGACAAAATTTCCATGAACAGCGCTGCCGTCAAAGATCCGGATCTGGTTAAACGGGCAGCGGAGCAATTTGGCCCCGATATTGTGACCGTGGCCATCGATGCCAGAAGGAATAAACAGATGCCTTCCGGGTTTGAACTCGTTGTTTCCGGGGGCACAAAACCTGTCGGGCAAGACGCCGTCGCTTGGGCCCAAAAATGCCAGGAACTTGGAGCCGGCGTGATCCTGCCGACAAGCATGGACGGAGACGGCACTCAAGCCGGTTATGATTTGGAATTCACCAAGGCCATTTCAGACGCAGTGGACCTGCCGGTAATTGCTTCAGGCGGGGCAGGGACCCTGGAACATTTCTATGAGGGTGTTGTTAAGGGAGGTGCCCAAATTCTTTTAGCGGCTTCGGTCTTCCACTATCGCATCCTAAGCATTAGGCAAGTAAAAGAATATCTGCGAGAGAAAGGCCTGAAAGTCAACTTGTGA
- a CDS encoding PilZ domain-containing protein translates to MVNEQYSGFERRKYFRYNLIYLSKKRVKFIVGDREYEVLDISRGGLRFLYNNEIEIEKQIQGIIKFSEDESTAVEGKIVWRKGSEVGLKFKHELPLFRIAYFQD, encoded by the coding sequence ATGGTCAACGAACAATACAGCGGTTTCGAAAGAAGAAAATATTTCAGGTACAACCTTATTTATCTATCAAAAAAGAGAGTAAAGTTCATAGTTGGCGATAGAGAATATGAAGTTTTGGATATTTCCCGAGGAGGACTTAGATTTTTATATAATAATGAAATTGAGATAGAAAAGCAGATTCAAGGAATAATTAAGTTTTCAGAAGATGAATCCACAGCCGTCGAGGGAAAAATTGTATGGAGAAAAGGCAGTGAGGTCGGGTTGAAATTTAAACATGAACTGCCTCTTTTCCGAATAGCTTATTTTCAAGACTGA